A stretch of Lysinibacillus agricola DNA encodes these proteins:
- the nrdR gene encoding transcriptional regulator NrdR — MRCPSCQFNGTRVVDSRPVDDNKEIRRRRECESCGFRFTTFEKIEETPLVVVKKEGSREEFSREKVLRGLIRACEKRPVSLEVLEGLVMSIEKDLRRIGNSEVQSEDVGEMVMDRLAKIDEVAYVRFASVYRQFKDINVFIEEIKEIIQRQTEQKS; from the coding sequence ATGAGATGTCCATCTTGCCAATTTAACGGAACGCGTGTTGTGGATTCGAGGCCTGTAGATGATAATAAAGAAATTCGTAGACGTCGTGAATGTGAGTCATGTGGCTTCCGCTTCACAACGTTTGAAAAAATTGAAGAGACACCGTTAGTTGTAGTGAAAAAGGAAGGTTCACGAGAAGAATTTAGTCGTGAAAAAGTACTTCGTGGACTAATTCGTGCTTGCGAAAAACGCCCTGTTTCTCTTGAAGTACTTGAGGGACTAGTAATGTCTATTGAAAAAGATCTTCGTCGCATTGGGAATTCTGAAGTCCAGTCTGAGGATGTAGGGGAAATGGTGATGGATCGCTTAGCGAAAATTGATGAGGTTGCTTATGTGCGCTTTGCATCGGTTTACCGCCAATTTAAGGACATCAATGTCTTTATTGAAGAGATTAAAGAGATTATTCAACGTCAGACAGAGCAAAAATCATAG
- a CDS encoding glyceraldehyde-3-phosphate dehydrogenase — protein MTVSVAINGFGRIGRMVFRQAIVQESLNIVAINASYPAETLAHLIKYDTNHGTFEGTIEPAGDALIVNGKRVQIISERDPLKLPWATMGVDIVIEATGKFNDREKAAMHLEAGAKKVILTAPGKNEDVTIVLGVNDEKLDIAKHDVISNASCTTNCLAPVAKVLNDTFGIESGLMTTVHAYTNDQKNLDNPHKDLRRARGCAQSIIPTSTGAAKALKLVLPELEGKIHGMALRVPTPNVSLVDLVVDLNTDVTVDSINAAFVKAATEGPMKGILNFSVEPLVSSDYNTTTYSSTVDGLSTMVMGDRKVKVLAWYDNEWGYSARVVDLVKKVAKALETVNA, from the coding sequence ATGACAGTATCAGTTGCTATTAATGGTTTCGGGCGTATCGGACGTATGGTTTTCCGCCAAGCGATCGTACAAGAAAGTTTAAATATCGTTGCGATTAACGCGAGCTATCCAGCTGAAACGTTAGCACATTTGATTAAGTATGACACAAATCACGGAACATTCGAAGGTACGATTGAACCAGCAGGCGATGCTTTAATTGTAAATGGTAAACGTGTTCAAATTATTAGCGAACGCGACCCATTAAAATTACCATGGGCAACAATGGGTGTGGATATCGTTATTGAAGCAACTGGTAAATTTAATGATCGTGAAAAAGCAGCAATGCACTTAGAAGCAGGCGCAAAGAAAGTGATCTTAACAGCACCTGGTAAAAACGAGGACGTAACAATTGTTTTAGGTGTAAATGATGAGAAACTTGATATCGCAAAACATGATGTTATTTCAAATGCTTCTTGTACAACAAACTGCTTAGCACCAGTTGCTAAAGTATTAAATGACACATTTGGTATCGAAAGCGGATTAATGACAACAGTTCACGCTTATACAAATGACCAAAAGAATCTAGACAATCCACATAAAGATTTACGTCGTGCACGTGGATGCGCACAATCAATCATTCCAACATCTACAGGTGCTGCCAAAGCTTTGAAATTGGTATTACCAGAATTAGAAGGCAAAATTCACGGTATGGCACTTCGTGTTCCAACACCAAACGTATCATTAGTTGACCTTGTAGTTGATTTAAATACAGATGTAACAGTAGATTCTATCAATGCTGCATTTGTGAAAGCTGCTACTGAAGGTCCAATGAAAGGTATCTTAAACTTCTCAGTTGAGCCTCTAGTATCTTCTGATTACAATACAACAACTTACTCTTCTACAGTGGATGGACTTTCGACAATGGTAATGGGTGACCGCAAAGTGAAAGTACTTGCTTGGTACGACAATGAGTGGGGTTATTCTGCACGTGTTGTAGATCTTGTGAAAAAAGTGGCAAAAGCTTTAGAAACAGTTAACGCTTAA
- the coaE gene encoding dephospho-CoA kinase (Dephospho-CoA kinase (CoaE) performs the final step in coenzyme A biosynthesis.), which translates to MIIGLTGSIASGKSTVVKMMTALGLPIVDADIVARDVVEPGTETLKLIAENFGQDILLEDGSLNRAKLGDIIFHEPAKRKILNDIMHPAIRKEMLRQRDAYLESGEKHVVMDIPLLFESKLQHFVERIIVVSVSEEVQLRRLMERNNLSKEDALARMHSQLPMSVKEKGAHAVIYNNENLEQTEHQLKKILTYWDVL; encoded by the coding sequence ATGATTATCGGATTAACAGGAAGTATAGCGAGCGGAAAAAGTACAGTAGTAAAAATGATGACAGCACTTGGTTTACCGATTGTCGATGCAGATATTGTAGCGCGTGATGTTGTAGAACCAGGAACGGAGACTTTAAAGTTAATAGCTGAAAATTTTGGACAAGACATATTACTAGAAGATGGTAGTTTAAATCGTGCCAAGCTTGGCGATATTATTTTCCATGAGCCTGCAAAGCGTAAAATTTTAAATGATATTATGCATCCTGCTATTCGTAAGGAAATGCTGCGCCAGCGCGATGCTTATTTAGAGTCTGGAGAAAAGCATGTAGTGATGGATATTCCACTTTTATTCGAAAGCAAGCTACAGCATTTTGTCGAGCGTATTATTGTAGTATCGGTTAGTGAAGAGGTACAGCTCCGTCGCTTAATGGAGCGTAACAACTTATCGAAGGAGGATGCACTAGCTCGAATGCATTCTCAACTACCTATGTCAGTCAAAGAAAAAGGTGCCCATGCGGTTATTTACAATAATGAAAATTTAGAACAAACAGAGCACCAATTAAAAAAAATCCTGACATATTGGGACGTTTTATAA
- the mutM gene encoding bifunctional DNA-formamidopyrimidine glycosylase/DNA-(apurinic or apyrimidinic site) lyase — translation MPELPEVEGVVQALKPKIEGRTIQQVQLSEIIRLSFGEGKQCIVKQAEPDAFEITLSQMTITKIERRAKYIFFHLLKEDVPYVLVSHLGMTGAWFVVNSPEEINEAKFQKHIHATFQMADGGYLIYSDIRRFGELRFLTKIEDHAPLTKMAPEPFDEAACDYFIAKSKLPKYEKKAVKEVIMDGQVISGCGNIYATEALFAQKIHPTRTMNRISEKRKRALFEAIVAILRQSIEAGGSTISDYRNINGEAGSMQNRLQMYGKKMCPTCGTATSQMTIGGRISVFCPNCQH, via the coding sequence ATGCCTGAATTACCAGAGGTTGAAGGTGTCGTCCAGGCATTAAAACCTAAGATTGAAGGGCGCACAATTCAACAGGTTCAACTGTCTGAAATTATTCGTTTGTCCTTTGGGGAAGGAAAACAATGTATCGTGAAGCAAGCTGAGCCCGATGCATTTGAAATAACCTTGTCCCAAATGACAATTACAAAAATTGAACGACGTGCAAAATACATCTTTTTTCATTTGCTGAAAGAGGATGTTCCTTATGTACTTGTTAGTCATTTAGGGATGACAGGTGCATGGTTTGTTGTGAATTCGCCTGAGGAAATTAATGAGGCGAAATTTCAAAAGCATATTCATGCTACATTTCAAATGGCAGATGGTGGCTATTTAATATACTCGGACATACGTCGCTTTGGTGAATTACGTTTTTTAACAAAAATTGAGGATCATGCACCATTAACTAAAATGGCACCAGAGCCATTCGATGAAGCAGCATGTGATTATTTTATTGCGAAATCAAAGTTACCGAAATATGAGAAAAAGGCCGTTAAGGAAGTAATTATGGATGGGCAGGTTATTTCGGGCTGTGGCAATATTTATGCTACAGAAGCACTATTTGCTCAAAAAATTCATCCGACCCGCACTATGAACCGCATTAGTGAAAAGCGTAAGCGTGCATTATTCGAGGCGATTGTCGCTATTTTACGCCAGAGCATTGAAGCAGGAGGTTCAACAATTTCAGATTATCGTAATATAAATGGTGAGGCTGGAAGTATGCAAAATCGATTGCAAATGTATGGCAAGAAGATGTGTCCAACGTGTGGAACTGCAACGAGCCAAATGACGATAGGTGGGCGCATATCAGTCTTTTGCCCAAATTGTCAACATTAA
- the polA gene encoding DNA polymerase I gives MTKEKLLLLDGNSLAYRAFFALPLLTNDSGIHTNAVYGFTTMLQRILEEEQPTKILVAFDAGKTTFRHETFTEYKGGRQKTPPELSEQFPYIRKLIDAYGIKRYELELYEADDIIGTLAKEASSQDMDVIVVSGDRDLTQLATEQVTVYITKKGITEIEKNTPAFIAEKYGLAPGQIIDMKGLMGDASDNIPGVPGVGEKTAVKLLKEHGSVESLYAAMDTVKTSKMKEKLVANEEQALMSKKLATIFTDAPIDITLTDLGYNGPNEEELMNVWRELGFKSLLDKSDFTVQEEEQAPFDYEIVQEVKQEHLKDVMAVHLELEDEHYHTCQQLGIALTDGAKTMYVPFDTAAKSDVLRLWLEDATKIKYVSDSKASQAALKRAGIRLAGVEFDLLLASYINNPGLSGDDVATLAKELGYRNVQANESVYGKGAKRAIPAMDVLAEHAGRKAFAVWSLQSKLETLLKENEQFELYKNLELPLAFIFREMESEGITVNRATLEKMGQELNDKLIVIEQEIYAEAGEAFNINSPKQLGVILFDKLGLPVIKKTKTGYSTAADVLEKLKPEHAIIEHILLYRQLGKLQSTYIEGLLKEIHEEDGKVHTRFQQALTATGRLSSTDPNLQNIPIRLEEGRKIRQAFVPSQEDWILFSADYSQIELRVLAHMSKDKNLVEAFREGMDVHTRTAMDVFHVSADEVDSNMRRAAKAVNFGIVYGISDYGLSQNLDITRKEAAIFIEKYFASFPGVKQYMDDIVQDAKFNGYVTTILNRRRYLPDITSSNFNLRSFAERTAMNTPIQGSAADIIKKAMIDMDARLKKENMQAKLLLQVHDELIFEAPKEEIALLEKIVPEVMENAIELDVPLKVDFNYGATWYEAK, from the coding sequence ATGACAAAGGAAAAATTGCTATTATTGGACGGCAATAGTTTAGCGTATCGCGCGTTCTTTGCGTTACCTTTATTAACGAACGATAGTGGGATTCATACAAATGCAGTATACGGCTTTACAACAATGCTACAAAGAATATTAGAGGAAGAGCAACCAACGAAAATTTTGGTTGCCTTTGATGCAGGTAAGACAACCTTCCGTCATGAGACATTTACGGAATATAAAGGTGGTCGACAAAAGACTCCACCAGAATTATCTGAGCAATTTCCTTATATACGTAAGCTTATTGATGCTTATGGTATTAAGCGATATGAGCTTGAATTATACGAAGCGGACGATATTATAGGGACACTTGCCAAAGAAGCTTCATCACAGGATATGGACGTCATCGTCGTATCAGGAGATCGTGACTTAACACAACTCGCGACTGAGCAGGTAACCGTATACATTACTAAAAAGGGTATTACCGAAATTGAAAAAAATACACCAGCCTTTATTGCAGAAAAATACGGCTTAGCTCCCGGGCAAATTATTGATATGAAAGGTTTAATGGGAGATGCTTCAGATAATATTCCTGGTGTACCAGGTGTTGGTGAAAAAACGGCTGTTAAATTGCTGAAAGAGCATGGTTCAGTGGAGTCGCTTTATGCGGCAATGGATACGGTAAAGACTTCAAAAATGAAAGAAAAATTAGTTGCCAATGAAGAGCAGGCACTAATGAGTAAAAAGCTTGCTACCATTTTTACAGATGCACCAATTGATATAACGCTTACTGATCTTGGTTATAATGGTCCGAATGAGGAAGAATTAATGAACGTGTGGCGGGAGCTTGGCTTTAAGTCACTACTAGATAAAAGTGATTTTACTGTCCAAGAAGAAGAACAAGCGCCGTTTGACTATGAAATTGTGCAAGAAGTAAAGCAAGAGCATTTAAAGGATGTAATGGCAGTGCACTTGGAACTAGAGGACGAGCATTATCATACGTGTCAGCAACTAGGCATTGCACTAACAGATGGAGCGAAAACAATGTACGTGCCGTTTGATACTGCGGCTAAATCAGATGTTCTTCGTCTCTGGTTAGAAGATGCTACTAAAATAAAGTATGTGTCTGATTCAAAGGCATCTCAGGCGGCGTTAAAACGTGCGGGGATTCGTTTAGCGGGTGTTGAATTTGACTTATTGCTTGCCTCTTATATTAATAATCCTGGGCTAAGTGGAGATGATGTGGCGACACTTGCGAAAGAACTGGGCTATCGTAATGTGCAGGCAAATGAGAGTGTTTATGGTAAAGGAGCTAAACGAGCTATACCAGCCATGGATGTACTGGCTGAGCATGCCGGCCGTAAAGCCTTTGCTGTGTGGTCATTACAGTCAAAGCTTGAGACATTGTTAAAGGAAAATGAACAGTTCGAACTCTATAAAAACTTAGAACTTCCACTTGCTTTCATTTTTAGGGAAATGGAAAGTGAGGGTATCACGGTCAATCGTGCCACATTGGAAAAAATGGGGCAAGAGCTAAATGACAAGCTAATTGTTATCGAACAAGAAATTTATGCGGAGGCGGGAGAAGCCTTCAATATTAATTCACCAAAGCAATTAGGTGTTATTCTCTTTGATAAACTAGGTCTTCCTGTTATTAAAAAGACAAAAACAGGTTATTCCACTGCAGCAGATGTATTGGAAAAATTAAAGCCAGAGCATGCCATTATTGAGCATATTCTTTTGTATCGTCAGCTTGGAAAATTACAGTCAACATATATTGAAGGCTTGCTCAAGGAAATCCATGAAGAGGATGGAAAGGTGCATACTCGATTCCAACAAGCATTAACAGCTACAGGGCGTTTAAGCTCAACTGATCCGAATTTGCAAAACATCCCGATTCGTTTAGAAGAAGGGCGAAAAATCCGTCAAGCGTTTGTCCCATCGCAAGAAGATTGGATATTGTTTTCTGCCGACTATTCACAAATCGAATTGCGAGTATTGGCCCATATGTCAAAGGATAAAAATTTAGTAGAAGCTTTCCGTGAAGGTATGGATGTTCATACACGTACAGCAATGGATGTATTCCATGTCTCAGCTGATGAGGTCGATAGCAATATGCGTCGCGCTGCTAAAGCGGTAAACTTTGGTATCGTTTATGGTATTAGTGATTATGGCTTATCGCAAAATTTAGATATTACTCGAAAGGAAGCTGCTATATTTATCGAGAAATATTTTGCGAGCTTCCCAGGTGTAAAACAATATATGGATGATATCGTGCAGGATGCAAAATTTAATGGTTATGTGACAACGATTTTAAATCGACGTCGATATTTACCTGATATTACGAGCTCAAATTTCAATCTGCGAAGCTTTGCTGAGCGTACCGCGATGAATACACCGATTCAGGGAAGTGCAGCTGATATTATTAAAAAAGCAATGATTGATATGGATGCTCGATTGAAAAAAGAAAATATGCAGGCAAAGCTCCTATTACAAGTGCATGATGAATTAATTTTTGAAGCACCTAAGGAGGAGATTGCGCTGCTTGAAAAAATAGTACCAGAGGTTATGGAGAATGCGATCGAGCTTGATGTACCGCTAAAAGTGGACTTCAACTACGGCGCGACTTGGTACGAAGCAAAATAA
- the hflC gene encoding protease modulator HflC gives MDQKNKDLDKFLNFLSGKSKNTAPSEGDTGDNVIKMSKKSPLNPKKFLSLAVTLTVVFAIAIILFANTYIVKESEYAVVRQFGEVVKFQSEPGLKIKVPFLQTVTKLPKNQMTYEISEEEINTKDKKRIIIDNYAVWRITDPKQLISNAGTIEKVETRMEEFIYSVIRSELGRIEYTEIINDENSSRGSINDEVTKRVNELLSNDKYGIEVVDVRMRRIDLPTENEQSVFTNMISKRESIAQKYLSEGDAQKRRIEAQTDKQVQEMLATAKKDGALIQAEGEAEAAKIYNKSFSQDPEFYSLYRTLESYKKTVGEDTVIILPSTSPYAKLLSGYIK, from the coding sequence ATGGACCAAAAAAATAAGGATCTAGACAAATTCTTAAATTTTTTATCAGGAAAATCGAAAAATACTGCTCCTAGTGAGGGTGATACAGGGGATAATGTTATTAAAATGTCTAAAAAGAGCCCGTTGAATCCTAAAAAATTCCTTTCTCTTGCTGTGACGTTAACAGTTGTCTTCGCAATAGCAATTATTTTATTTGCCAATACTTATATTGTAAAAGAATCTGAGTATGCTGTTGTTCGACAGTTTGGGGAAGTAGTGAAATTTCAGAGTGAGCCTGGCTTGAAAATAAAAGTACCATTTCTTCAAACCGTAACGAAACTACCAAAAAATCAAATGACCTATGAAATTTCAGAAGAGGAGATTAATACAAAGGATAAAAAGCGAATTATCATTGATAATTATGCAGTTTGGCGTATTACAGATCCAAAGCAATTAATTTCCAATGCAGGAACAATAGAAAAAGTTGAAACACGTATGGAAGAGTTTATCTATTCAGTTATTCGTTCTGAGCTTGGTCGAATAGAATATACAGAGATTATTAACGATGAAAACTCTTCACGTGGTAGTATCAATGACGAGGTCACTAAACGTGTTAATGAATTGCTCTCAAACGATAAGTATGGAATTGAAGTAGTGGATGTCCGTATGCGTCGTATCGACTTGCCAACTGAGAATGAGCAATCCGTGTTTACGAATATGATTTCAAAGCGTGAATCAATCGCACAAAAATATCTATCTGAAGGTGACGCTCAGAAACGCCGTATCGAAGCTCAAACAGATAAGCAGGTTCAAGAAATGCTAGCAACGGCTAAAAAGGATGGAGCATTGATTCAAGCGGAAGGTGAAGCAGAAGCAGCGAAGATTTATAATAAATCATTTTCTCAAGACCCTGAATTCTATTCATTGTACCGTACATTAGAATCATATAAGAAAACTGTAGGTGAGGATACGGTCATTATTTTGCCATCCACTTCACCATATGCAAAACTATTATCTGGCTATATAAAATAA